A window of Kribbella voronezhensis genomic DNA:
CACGGCCTCGTGGTACCGCTGGTTCCTGGACAGCGTGAACAAGACGAGCTCCACGATCATCGGCAAGAGCTTCCGCTCGTACTGTTCCTTCGGCTGCTCCGGCGGCTCGTCCGGCGAGTACGTCAACCTCACGGTCACCTCGACCTCCCCCGCCGCCGCACCCTTCGACCTGACCAAGACCTATCGGATCGCCAGTGCCGGCGGCCGGATCCTCACCCAGCAATCCGGGACCACGGCAACCACGTCCGTCGGCACCGCGTCGGGCTCGGCCCTCGAAGCCTGGTACTTCGTTGCCGCCGGCGACGGTTCGTACCAGATCCGCAACTCGTCGACCGGCCAGGCGCTCGGTATCGACGCCGGTACGACGAGCAGTCGCGCCTGGGGCACCAAGCCGAGCGTCACCGCGGTCGGGTCGACGGCCGGCCAGCAATGGTGGCTGATCAAGAACACCGGCGGGACCTTCCGTTTCGTCAACCGGCACAGCGGTCTGGTCCTCGGCCTCTCCGCGGACTCCGGCCGCTTCGCCGAGACCACCCCGACCCGGGACTGGACCAACACGACCGGTAACGCCGTCGGCGGCACCCGCACGGGGGCCGAGCAGACCCTGGCCGTGACCGCGGTCGGAACTGCACCCCAGAACCTCAACGGCGTACACACCGTCACCACCAGCGGGAAGGCGCTCGACGACCCCGACCGCAGCACCGTCGCGGGGACGCAACTGATCACCTGGACCAGCCACGGCGACACCAATCAGCAGTGGACTTTCACCCAGCAGGCCGATGGTTCCTACACGCTGAAGAACAACTCCTCCGGCCTCTGCGCCGACGTCAACGGCGGCGCGACCACCGCCGGTACGGCCATCATCCAGTGGACCTGCACCGGCAACCCGAACCAGCACTGGATCGCCACCAAACTCGCCAACGGCGCCTACACGCTCAAGTCGGTCAGCAGTGGCCTCCTTGTCACCACCGCCTCCAGCACCGACGGCGCGAAGGTCACACAACAGCCCGACACCACCGACCCGCTCCAGCAATGGACGATCAGCTAAGTGCGTTTCGGCCAGGTGAGTGCGGTGACGACGATGGATCCGGCGGTCAGCGCGATGCCGAACCAGAAGACGCTCCGCACTCCCGCATGGTCGGCGAACAGGCCACCGACCAGCGCGCCCAGGGCGATCGAGGTGTTGTAGGCCATGGTGTTGAGTGACATCGCGGCTTCGAACGTACTGGGCGCGGCGGCTTGGGTGAGGTTGAGCTGACACAGCTGCACGATGCCGAAGGACATGCCCCACAAGGTGACCGCGACGACTGCGGCAGCAAGCTGGTGACCGGCCGTCAGCAGCAACAGCAACGACACCACCACGCCCCCGCTGCCGACGACGAAACCGGCACGGAAGTTGCTGGTGACAACATGTCCGGCGAGGAAGTTCCCGGCCGCGCCACCGATCCCGTACAGCATCACCAAGATGGTGACGGCGGTCGGTGTCGTGGCGGACTCGCCCTCGAGGAACGGCCTGATGAAGGTGTACGCCCCGAAGTGGCCGAGGACGAACAAGACGACCATGACCATCACCAGTCGAAGCTGTGCGTTCGCGCGCGGCAGCCCGAACACCGCCCGGACCGGTACGGCGTTGTCGGACGGCAGGGACGGGACGAGGACGGCGACCGCGGCGAGGACGAGAAGACTCAGACCGGCCCAGATCAGGAACGTCCTGCGCCAGCCGGTGAGGCTCTCGACGAAGATGCCGAGCGGGATGCCCACGACAGCGGCGATGGAGATGCCGGACATCACCACCGCCGCTGCCCGGCCGGCCAGCGGTCCCGGCACCATCCGCATCGCCATGCTGACCCCGATGGCCCAGAACACCCCGCTGGCGAAGCCCATCACCAGGCGGGTCGTCAGCACCAACGGGAAACTCGGGGCAACGGCGGTGACGAGGTTCCCCAGCGTCAGCACCACCAGCAGCAGCGAGAGCAGGAGCCGGCGGTTGACCCGCCGGGTCCAGGCCACGATGAAGGGAACGCCGAGGCCTGCCGATACGCCGTACAAGGTGACCATCAGGCCGGCGACTCCCACCGGGACCCGCAAGCTGGAACTCAGCGGGGTGAGAAGGCCGACGGGCATCAGTTCGGTGGTCAGGAAGACGAAGAGACTCGCGGTGATCGCGGCGACGCCGAACCAGGCTTTCCCGGTCGCCTGCGGCTGGTGAGTCATCGAT
This region includes:
- a CDS encoding MFS transporter, translating into MTHRSMTHQPQATGKAWFGVAAITASLFVFLTTELMPVGLLTPLSSSLRVPVGVAGLMVTLYGVSAGLGVPFIVAWTRRVNRRLLLSLLLVVLTLGNLVTAVAPSFPLVLTTRLVMGFASGVFWAIGVSMAMRMVPGPLAGRAAAVVMSGISIAAVVGIPLGIFVESLTGWRRTFLIWAGLSLLVLAAVAVLVPSLPSDNAVPVRAVFGLPRANAQLRLVMVMVVLFVLGHFGAYTFIRPFLEGESATTPTAVTILVMLYGIGGAAGNFLAGHVVTSNFRAGFVVGSGGVVVSLLLLLTAGHQLAAAVVAVTLWGMSFGIVQLCQLNLTQAAAPSTFEAAMSLNTMAYNTSIALGALVGGLFADHAGVRSVFWFGIALTAGSIVVTALTWPKRT